Proteins encoded within one genomic window of Pedobacter africanus:
- a CDS encoding RNA polymerase sigma factor, producing the protein MEQVFIEMINKHRGIIYKVCNLYGLSREDKNDLFQEVVLQLWRAFPSFREESKQSTWMYRIALNTAITNFRKESKRPERREISADEFQIPDLGAYPEEDEQMFMLKQAIEALTEVEKAIILLYLEEKSYEEISEIIGISKTNVGVRINRIKVKLEKIIKTDRYELR; encoded by the coding sequence GAATTATATACAAGGTTTGCAACCTGTATGGCTTGAGCAGGGAAGATAAGAACGACCTGTTCCAGGAGGTTGTGCTTCAACTATGGCGGGCTTTCCCATCCTTCAGGGAAGAGTCAAAACAAAGCACCTGGATGTACCGTATCGCTTTAAATACAGCCATCACCAATTTTAGAAAAGAAAGTAAACGGCCAGAGCGCAGGGAAATTTCGGCAGATGAGTTTCAGATCCCTGACTTGGGCGCATATCCGGAGGAAGATGAACAGATGTTTATGCTAAAACAAGCCATTGAGGCATTGACAGAAGTAGAAAAAGCCATCATCCTGTTGTATCTGGAGGAGAAGAGTTATGAAGAAATCAGTGAAATCATCGGGATCAGTAAAACCAATGTTGGGGTCAGGATCAACAGGATTAAAGTCAAATTGGAGAAAATAATTAAAACAGATCGTTATGAACTTAGATGA